In Polaromonas sp. JS666, one genomic interval encodes:
- the metF gene encoding methylenetetrahydrofolate reductase [NAD(P)H] — protein MNLPISFEFFPPKTPEGADKLRVTRQALYAHKPEFCSVTFGAGGSTQEGTFGTVKEILDEGVIAACHFSCIGATKITVRQQLATLQAMGVKYLVALRGDLPSGYGIGGEFHYASDLVAFIREETGDAFHIEVAAYPEVHPQAKSADADLQAFATKVRAGANSSITQYFFNADAYFRFVDDVRKLGLDVPVVPGIMPITSSTQLMRFSDACGAEIPRWIRLRLQGFGDDTASIKSFGLDVVTELCDQLCTAGVPGIHFYTMNQAAATTEILRRLQYRA, from the coding sequence ATGAACCTTCCCATCAGTTTTGAATTCTTTCCTCCCAAGACGCCTGAGGGCGCAGACAAGCTGCGCGTGACCCGCCAGGCCCTGTACGCGCACAAGCCGGAGTTTTGCTCCGTGACCTTTGGCGCGGGTGGCTCCACGCAAGAAGGCACCTTTGGCACCGTCAAGGAAATCCTGGACGAAGGCGTGATCGCGGCCTGTCATTTCTCGTGCATTGGCGCGACCAAGATCACGGTGCGCCAGCAGCTGGCGACCCTGCAGGCCATGGGCGTGAAGTACCTGGTCGCCCTGCGCGGTGATCTGCCCAGCGGCTATGGCATTGGCGGTGAGTTTCATTACGCCAGCGACCTGGTGGCTTTCATCCGTGAAGAAACCGGAGACGCTTTTCACATTGAAGTGGCGGCGTATCCTGAAGTTCACCCGCAGGCCAAGTCGGCCGATGCCGACCTGCAGGCTTTTGCCACCAAGGTCAGGGCCGGCGCCAATTCGTCCATCACCCAGTACTTTTTCAACGCGGACGCCTACTTTCGGTTTGTGGACGATGTGCGCAAACTTGGCCTGGATGTGCCGGTGGTGCCCGGCATCATGCCCATTACCAGCTCCACGCAGCTCATGCGCTTTTCCGATGCCTGCGGCGCGGAAATCCCCCGCTGGATCCGCCTGCGGCTGCAGGGCTTCGGCGACGACACGGCGTCCATCAAGAGCTTTGGCCTCGACGTGGTCACCGAGCTGTGCGACCAGCTCTGCACGGCTGGCGTGCCCGGCATTCATTTTTATACGATGAACCAGGCCGCTGCGACGACGGAGATTCTTCGGCGTTTGCAGTACAGGGCCTGA
- a CDS encoding TlyA family RNA methyltransferase, with translation MRADLFLVEHGFATTRSQAQRLIASGVQWRAEEDGAWKKVAKNGDEVPDGAELQVLDNTEAKYISRGGLKLEGALKSTGVDVTGLRCLDIGQSTGGFTDCLLQHGAAQVVGVDVGHGQLHASMRADPRVVCIEGVNARSMTAMDLIAGPAHEAGADEGGFDDDEAGLEAETPLDADFDFLTGDLSFISLTLVLPAVVRLLKPGGDVLMLVKPQFELQPGQIGKGGIVREAALFEFVEKRLRDACIALGLDVKAWLASPIDGGDGNREFFIYAVKGHDNAGESQPLPAAPQRKAPKRLPRAASREPHEDPEAAHAGQPGPARGKRRDKKTDND, from the coding sequence ATGCGCGCTGACTTATTCCTCGTCGAACATGGCTTTGCCACCACCCGCTCCCAGGCCCAGCGCCTGATTGCCTCGGGTGTGCAGTGGCGCGCCGAAGAAGACGGTGCGTGGAAAAAGGTTGCCAAAAACGGCGATGAAGTGCCGGACGGCGCCGAGCTGCAGGTGCTCGACAACACCGAGGCCAAATACATCTCGCGCGGTGGCCTGAAGCTTGAAGGGGCGCTGAAAAGCACGGGTGTCGATGTCACCGGCCTGCGCTGCCTGGACATCGGCCAGTCGACCGGCGGCTTTACCGACTGCCTGCTGCAGCACGGTGCGGCGCAGGTGGTGGGCGTGGACGTGGGCCATGGCCAGCTGCACGCCAGCATGCGTGCTGACCCGCGGGTTGTCTGCATCGAAGGCGTCAATGCGCGGTCCATGACGGCTATGGACCTGATCGCTGGTCCTGCCCATGAAGCGGGGGCTGATGAGGGCGGATTTGATGATGATGAAGCCGGGCTGGAGGCCGAGACCCCCCTTGATGCGGACTTTGACTTCCTGACCGGTGACCTGTCCTTCATTTCGCTCACGCTGGTGCTGCCCGCCGTGGTGCGCCTGCTCAAGCCCGGCGGCGATGTGCTGATGCTGGTCAAGCCGCAGTTCGAGCTGCAGCCGGGCCAGATAGGCAAGGGCGGCATTGTGCGCGAAGCGGCGCTGTTTGAGTTTGTGGAAAAGCGCCTGCGCGATGCCTGTATTGCGCTGGGGCTGGACGTCAAGGCCTGGCTGGCTTCGCCGATTGACGGCGGTGACGGCAACCGCGAGTTTTTCATCTATGCGGTCAAAGGCCACGACAACGCCGGCGAGAGCCAGCCGCTGCCCGCTGCCCCGCAACGCAAGGCGCCCAAGCGCCTTCCCCGCGCTGCCTCGCGCGAACCGCATGAAGACCCGGAAGCCGCGCATGCGGGCCAGCCGGGACCGGCGCGCGGCAAGCGGCGCGACAAGAAAACCGACAACGATTGA
- the ahcY gene encoding adenosylhomocysteinase, whose protein sequence is MSAVLKPVSAAADHIIADLSLADWGRKELNIAQTEMPGLMAIREEFAKAQPLKGARITGSLHMTIQTGVLIETLQALGADVRWASCNIFSTQDHAAAAIAAKGTPVFAIKGETLADYWDYTHRIFEFSGAKGTPEEGPNMILDDGGDATLLMHLGTKAEKDASLISKPTSEEEICLFNSIKAKLAQDPTWYSRRLKNIIGVTEETTTGVLRLNEMSAKGTLALRAINVNDSVTKSKFDNLYGCRESLVDAIKRATDVMVAGKVACVAGYGDVGKGSAQALRALSAQVWVTEIDPINALQAAMEGYKVVTMEYAADKADIFVSATGNKNVITYEHMAKMKDQAIVCNIGHFDNEIDVASLEKCTWEEIKPQVDHVIFPDGKRIILLAKGRLVNLGCGTGHPSFVMSSSFANQTIAQIELFTKQADYEVGKVYVLPKHLDEKVARLHLKKVGAMLTELSDEQAAYIGVSKAGPYKANTYRY, encoded by the coding sequence ATGAGCGCTGTCCTGAAACCCGTATCTGCCGCCGCCGACCACATCATTGCCGACCTGTCGCTCGCCGACTGGGGCCGCAAGGAACTGAACATTGCCCAGACCGAGATGCCCGGCCTGATGGCCATTCGCGAAGAATTCGCCAAGGCACAGCCCCTGAAGGGCGCGCGCATCACCGGCTCACTGCACATGACCATCCAGACCGGCGTGCTGATCGAGACGCTGCAGGCGCTGGGCGCCGACGTGCGCTGGGCTTCGTGCAACATTTTCTCGACGCAGGACCATGCCGCCGCCGCGATTGCCGCCAAGGGCACGCCGGTGTTTGCCATCAAGGGCGAGACCCTGGCCGACTACTGGGACTACACCCACAGGATCTTCGAATTCAGCGGTGCCAAGGGCACGCCTGAAGAAGGCCCGAACATGATCCTGGACGACGGCGGCGATGCCACGCTGCTGATGCACCTGGGCACCAAGGCCGAAAAAGACGCCAGCCTGATCTCCAAGCCGACCAGCGAAGAAGAAATCTGCCTGTTCAACTCGATCAAGGCCAAACTGGCGCAAGATCCGACCTGGTACAGCCGCCGCCTGAAGAACATCATCGGCGTGACCGAAGAAACCACCACCGGCGTGCTGCGCCTCAATGAAATGTCGGCCAAGGGCACGCTGGCCCTGCGCGCCATCAACGTCAACGACTCGGTCACCAAGTCCAAGTTCGACAACCTCTACGGTTGCCGCGAGTCGCTGGTCGACGCCATCAAGCGCGCCACCGACGTGATGGTGGCCGGCAAGGTGGCTTGCGTGGCCGGTTACGGCGACGTGGGCAAGGGCTCGGCCCAGGCCCTGCGTGCCCTGAGCGCCCAGGTGTGGGTGACCGAGATCGATCCGATCAACGCCCTGCAGGCCGCGATGGAAGGCTACAAGGTCGTGACCATGGAATACGCCGCCGACAAGGCCGACATCTTTGTGTCCGCCACCGGCAACAAGAACGTCATCACCTACGAGCACATGGCGAAGATGAAAGATCAGGCCATCGTCTGCAACATCGGCCATTTCGACAATGAAATCGACGTCGCCTCGCTGGAAAAATGCACCTGGGAAGAGATCAAGCCGCAAGTCGATCACGTGATCTTCCCCGATGGCAAACGCATCATCCTGCTGGCCAAGGGCCGCCTGGTGAACCTGGGCTGCGGCACCGGCCACCCCAGCTTCGTGATGTCGTCCAGCTTTGCCAACCAGACCATTGCGCAGATCGAGTTGTTCACCAAGCAGGCCGACTACGAAGTGGGCAAGGTCTATGTGCTGCCCAAGCACCTCGATGAAAAGGTCGCGCGTTTGCACCTCAAGAAGGTCGGCGCGATGCTGACCGAGTTGAGCGACGAGCAGGCGGCTTATATCGGTGTGTCGAAGGCAGGCCCGTACAAGGCCAACACCTACCGCTATTGA
- a CDS encoding HAD-IIB family hydrolase: protein MQELDNWPADERRRISGVFTDIDDTLTTEGAITLDALEGLAELKAAGFKVVAITGRPVGWSEPFAASWPVDAIVAENGAVALLPEPQSAAPRPLSKIYQQDAATRAANVSRMRAVLARIERELPGIHRATDSPGRETDIAIDHSEFAQLSEAQIAVVVALMKSEGMHATVSSIHINGWYGGHNKLEGARWIVRELWQRDLDAEMARWVYVGDSTNDQLMFKAFANSVGVANIARFVPQLAHLPRYVTRGERGAGFAEVAKILLTPADTHFV, encoded by the coding sequence ATGCAAGAACTCGACAACTGGCCCGCTGACGAGCGCCGCCGGATCTCCGGTGTTTTCACCGACATCGACGACACCCTGACCACCGAAGGGGCGATTACCCTTGATGCGCTGGAGGGCTTGGCTGAATTGAAAGCCGCCGGGTTCAAGGTGGTGGCGATCACCGGACGGCCGGTGGGCTGGAGCGAACCTTTCGCGGCAAGCTGGCCGGTCGATGCCATCGTGGCCGAAAACGGCGCGGTGGCACTGCTGCCGGAGCCCCAAAGCGCCGCGCCGCGGCCGCTCTCAAAAATCTACCAGCAGGACGCGGCCACGCGTGCAGCCAACGTCAGCCGCATGCGGGCTGTGCTGGCGCGCATAGAGCGCGAACTGCCCGGCATCCACCGCGCCACCGACTCGCCAGGCCGCGAAACCGACATCGCCATCGACCACAGCGAGTTCGCGCAGCTCAGCGAAGCGCAGATCGCCGTGGTGGTGGCGCTGATGAAAAGCGAGGGCATGCACGCCACGGTGAGCAGCATCCACATCAACGGCTGGTACGGCGGCCACAACAAGCTTGAAGGCGCGCGCTGGATTGTTCGTGAACTCTGGCAGCGCGACCTCGACGCCGAGATGGCGCGCTGGGTCTACGTGGGCGATTCGACCAACGACCAGCTGATGTTCAAGGCCTTTGCCAACAGCGTGGGCGTGGCCAACATCGCGCGCTTTGTGCCGCAGCTGGCGCACCTGCCGCGCTATGTGACGCGGGGCGAGCGCGGCGCGGGCTTTGCCGAGGTGGCGAAGATTTTGCTCACCCCTGCTGACACTCACTTCGTGTAG
- a CDS encoding MFS transporter: MTAPAVPSLHASSSATAARWQLSPAAAFPLLAVLLFAFFVAGSAPSPLFVVFQQQWGFSPALLTVAFAIYAIALLASLLVAGSLSDHIGRRPVVFVALLLQAGAMLTFLLAEGIGGIIAARVVQGIATGMVSGALTAAVVEAAPASQKRLGAMIGSVSPLAGLAVGALLTGIAVKLALHPVPLVFGVLAAICVTGAVATLFLPESVTPRPGALASLVPRISVPVQARAEFVRGVPTMLAVWSLAGLYLSLVPSVLQQIFGIHDGIVNGLAIATFFGLGAASPTLLKSLPAVRMSALGMSLLAAGAGLVAVSLATHSVGLFFAGTALAGFGGGSAFSAQVQTLAPLAQPHQRAELFAGLYATSYLAFSVPAMLAGRLIAPLGLPVTVEGYAALVLAVAALGAWLRWTALRRAAALR; encoded by the coding sequence ATGACCGCACCTGCCGTCCCCTCTTTGCACGCCTCTTCCTCCGCCACGGCCGCCCGCTGGCAACTGTCGCCTGCGGCCGCCTTCCCGCTGCTGGCGGTCCTGTTGTTCGCGTTCTTCGTGGCGGGCAGCGCGCCGTCGCCGCTGTTTGTCGTATTCCAGCAGCAGTGGGGCTTTTCGCCGGCGCTGCTGACGGTGGCGTTCGCGATTTATGCGATTGCGCTGCTGGCCTCGCTGCTGGTGGCCGGATCGCTGTCCGACCACATCGGCCGGCGCCCCGTGGTGTTTGTCGCCCTGCTGCTGCAGGCCGGCGCGATGCTGACCTTTTTGCTGGCCGAGGGCATAGGCGGCATCATCGCCGCGCGCGTCGTCCAGGGCATCGCGACCGGCATGGTCAGCGGCGCGCTGACGGCGGCGGTGGTGGAAGCGGCCCCGGCGTCGCAAAAACGGCTGGGCGCGATGATAGGCAGCGTCTCGCCGCTGGCGGGGCTGGCCGTGGGCGCCTTGCTGACGGGCATCGCGGTCAAGCTCGCGCTGCACCCGGTGCCGCTGGTGTTCGGCGTGCTGGCCGCCATCTGCGTGACGGGTGCGGTGGCCACGCTGTTCCTTCCGGAAAGCGTCACGCCGCGCCCCGGCGCGCTGGCCTCGCTGGTGCCGCGCATTTCGGTGCCGGTGCAGGCGCGTGCTGAATTTGTGCGCGGGGTGCCGACGATGCTGGCGGTATGGTCGCTCGCGGGCCTGTACCTGTCGCTGGTGCCTTCGGTGCTGCAGCAAATCTTCGGCATCCACGACGGCATCGTCAACGGCCTGGCGATCGCCACCTTTTTCGGCCTGGGCGCCGCTTCACCGACCTTGCTCAAAAGCCTGCCGGCTGTGCGCATGAGCGCGCTGGGCATGAGCCTGCTGGCCGCGGGCGCCGGCCTCGTGGCCGTGTCGCTGGCCACGCATTCTGTGGGGCTGTTCTTCGCGGGAACGGCGCTGGCCGGTTTCGGCGGCGGCTCGGCCTTCTCGGCGCAGGTACAGACGCTTGCCCCGCTCGCGCAGCCGCATCAGCGGGCAGAGCTGTTTGCCGGGCTGTATGCCACCAGCTATCTGGCTTTCAGCGTGCCGGCCATGCTGGCCGGCCGGCTGATCGCGCCGCTGGGCCTGCCGGTCACGGTGGAAGGGTATGCGGCGCTGGTGTTGGCGGTGGCCGCCCTGGGCGCCTGGCTGCGCTGGACGGCTTTGCGCCGCGCTGCCGCCCTCCGTTAA
- a CDS encoding TetR/AcrR family transcriptional regulator, with the protein MNTPMTPQIKRPGGRSAQVQSVVRKALEELIAEEGRDKVTVPAVAERAGVSASSIYRRWGDVNGLLGETATERLDPNRPLPETGNLKAELAAWARGLITHLNKPGNTSMLKAAAALAGSEETNCLKNRRAEATVLVNRAQARGDATPSVQQVLDHMMAPIIYRLIFGSGVEPALADQLADELFAMAGITHTRSS; encoded by the coding sequence ATGAACACCCCCATGACGCCCCAGATCAAACGCCCCGGCGGCCGCAGCGCGCAGGTGCAGTCCGTGGTGCGAAAAGCGCTGGAAGAACTGATTGCCGAGGAAGGCCGCGACAAGGTCACCGTGCCGGCCGTGGCCGAGCGCGCCGGCGTCAGCGCCTCCAGCATTTACAGGCGCTGGGGCGACGTGAACGGCCTGCTGGGCGAAACCGCGACCGAGCGGCTGGACCCGAACCGCCCGCTGCCCGAGACAGGCAACCTGAAAGCCGAACTCGCGGCCTGGGCCCGGGGGCTGATCACCCACCTCAACAAGCCCGGCAACACCTCGATGCTGAAGGCGGCGGCCGCGCTGGCCGGATCGGAAGAGACCAACTGCCTGAAAAACCGCCGCGCCGAAGCCACCGTGCTGGTGAACCGGGCCCAGGCGCGCGGCGACGCCACACCCAGCGTGCAGCAGGTACTGGACCACATGATGGCCCCCATCATTTACCGGCTGATTTTTGGCTCCGGCGTGGAGCCTGCGCTTGCCGACCAGCTGGCCGACGAGCTGTTTGCAATGGCCGGCATCACACATACCCGTTCGTCCTGA
- a CDS encoding IS110 family transposase, giving the protein MAMKARKPEWTITHPDAAGIDVGSASHFVAIPPQRQEQTVREFGCHTADLGQLADWLVASGVKTVAVESTGVYWVGLYEVLQARGLDVWLVNAKSVRHVSGRKSDVLDCQWLQQLHTFGLLQRAFRPTSAVCGLREIVRLRQTQLQERARHVQRMQKALTQMNLQLTNVLSDIVGNSGLAILRAIVQGERDTYKLAALCNYRVRASRDEVAKSLEGTWAFEHLLCLKLELAAFEHASAQLGEIDEHIQTLLKGFAVHEREAKADPNKGRGKNAPRFNLRTALLNWSGVDLTAVPGIDATTAMNVLCELGCTLHEFATAGHFCSWLGLCPGTRITGGKRLSGATKRVPNRVSLALKLAAQGLTRAHCALGGYYRRMALRMGTAKAITAVAHKLARIIYAMLTKSQEFVETDQSAYEQRSQAKRLKTVQRQAAQMGFDLVPKTCPIAV; this is encoded by the coding sequence ATGGCAATGAAGGCACGCAAGCCCGAATGGACGATCACGCACCCTGATGCCGCAGGCATTGACGTAGGGTCGGCGTCGCATTTTGTGGCGATTCCCCCGCAGCGCCAAGAGCAAACGGTGCGCGAGTTTGGCTGTCACACGGCCGATCTTGGTCAACTGGCCGACTGGCTGGTAGCCAGCGGCGTCAAGACCGTTGCGGTGGAATCTACGGGGGTGTACTGGGTCGGGCTGTATGAGGTGCTGCAGGCGCGTGGACTGGACGTGTGGCTGGTCAATGCCAAGAGCGTGCGCCACGTCAGCGGGCGCAAGTCTGATGTACTCGATTGCCAATGGCTGCAGCAGCTGCACACCTTTGGCCTATTGCAGCGCGCGTTTCGCCCGACCTCGGCGGTGTGTGGTTTGCGCGAGATCGTGCGCTTGCGCCAGACCCAGTTGCAAGAGCGTGCGCGCCATGTGCAGCGCATGCAAAAGGCACTGACACAGATGAATTTGCAACTCACCAATGTGCTCAGCGATATCGTGGGCAACAGCGGCCTGGCCATCTTGAGAGCCATCGTGCAAGGCGAGCGCGATACGTACAAGCTGGCGGCCTTGTGCAACTACCGGGTTCGGGCCAGTCGGGACGAGGTCGCCAAGAGTTTGGAAGGCACTTGGGCTTTCGAGCACCTACTGTGCTTGAAGCTTGAATTAGCGGCCTTCGAGCACGCCAGCGCACAACTGGGTGAGATTGATGAGCACATTCAGACCCTGCTCAAAGGCTTTGCCGTGCATGAGCGAGAGGCCAAAGCCGACCCGAACAAAGGACGTGGCAAGAATGCGCCCAGGTTTAATCTGCGCACGGCGCTGCTCAATTGGAGTGGCGTGGACTTGACGGCCGTGCCCGGCATTGACGCGACCACAGCCATGAATGTGCTGTGCGAGTTGGGCTGCACGCTGCACGAGTTTGCCACTGCAGGGCATTTCTGTTCATGGCTGGGCTTGTGCCCGGGCACGCGCATCACGGGCGGCAAGCGCCTGTCCGGCGCCACCAAGCGAGTGCCCAATCGGGTCAGCTTGGCGCTCAAGCTGGCCGCGCAAGGGCTGACACGCGCCCACTGCGCATTGGGCGGGTATTACCGACGCATGGCGCTACGCATGGGCACAGCCAAAGCCATCACAGCAGTGGCTCACAAACTGGCACGCATCATTTACGCCATGCTCACCAAGAGCCAAGAATTTGTTGAGACTGATCAATCGGCGTACGAGCAACGCAGCCAAGCCAAGAGGCTCAAGACCGTTCAGCGCCAAGCTGCACAAATGGGCTTCGACCTTGTCCCAAAGACCTGCCCCATCGCCGTTTGA
- a CDS encoding tripartite tricarboxylate transporter substrate binding protein has translation MQRRQLLQTAAALATSTLAALGVAQAQVSSFPVRPIKLIVAFPAGGPTDITMRSLADNASKILGQTVVVENKPGAGGTLPAQQLQTSAPDGYTLAQIPLGVFRLGYTTKINWDPVKDLSYIINVTGYAFGIVVPADSPFKTWADFVAYAKANPGKLTYGSTGTLTSPHLTTELIAQKAGIELQHVPYKGSADMMLALVSGQLMAGADSTGFAPQVEAGKLRVLNTWGEKRLDKFPNAPTLKELGYDIVQNSPFGIGAPKGTPPEVVKRLHDAFKKAMEEPSYVAALGRYDMLPNYMSSAEYTKFAQNTVGREKVLIDKLGLAKPKD, from the coding sequence ATGCAACGCCGCCAATTACTGCAAACCGCCGCCGCGCTGGCCACCTCCACCCTGGCCGCGCTGGGTGTCGCGCAGGCCCAGGTCTCCAGCTTTCCGGTCCGGCCCATCAAGCTGATCGTCGCCTTCCCGGCAGGCGGGCCGACCGACATCACCATGCGCTCGCTGGCCGACAACGCGTCGAAAATCCTGGGCCAGACGGTGGTGGTGGAAAACAAGCCCGGTGCGGGCGGCACGCTGCCGGCCCAGCAGCTGCAAACCTCGGCGCCCGACGGCTACACGCTGGCGCAGATTCCGCTGGGCGTGTTCCGGCTCGGCTACACCACCAAGATCAACTGGGACCCGGTCAAGGACCTCAGCTACATCATCAATGTGACCGGCTACGCCTTCGGCATCGTGGTGCCGGCCGACAGCCCGTTCAAGACCTGGGCCGACTTTGTCGCCTACGCCAAGGCCAATCCCGGCAAGCTGACCTACGGTTCCACCGGCACGCTGACCAGCCCGCACCTGACGACCGAGCTGATCGCGCAAAAGGCCGGCATCGAACTGCAGCATGTGCCCTACAAAGGCAGCGCCGACATGATGCTCGCACTGGTCAGCGGCCAGCTGATGGCGGGCGCCGACAGCACCGGCTTTGCGCCGCAGGTCGAGGCCGGCAAGCTGCGCGTACTCAACACCTGGGGCGAGAAGCGGCTCGACAAATTCCCCAATGCGCCCACGCTGAAAGAGCTGGGCTACGACATCGTGCAGAACTCGCCCTTTGGCATTGGCGCACCCAAGGGCACGCCGCCCGAGGTCGTCAAGCGGCTGCACGATGCCTTCAAAAAAGCCATGGAAGAACCCAGCTACGTCGCGGCCCTGGGCCGCTACGACATGCTGCCCAACTACATGAGCTCGGCCGAATACACGAAGTTCGCGCAGAACACGGTCGGCCGGGAGAAGGTCTTGATCGACAAGCTCGGGTTGGCCAAGCCTAAAGATTAG